AAGTCCCTGAATATGAAATCAATCCCGACGAGCTTGATTTCACTCAAAGCAGAGATATATCAAACGTAAAAATGTTCTTGGCTTTAGTGAATCTTTTACTTATGTGTTCAATACTTTTTTCGTCTGATGGTGTGGAGTTTCTTGTATTTATAGGGAACTTATTGTATGGCAATGTGGCGTGGCATTCAAGTTGCGGTGAAGAAGCTCGATGATGAAGTTTTGAGCGACGAGGAACAAGTGTAAGTGGAATGATCTTGTAGAGGGTAGTAAGGTTTTAGATTCCAAATGCCTTACCATGATTGTTTTGGTGTATGTGCGTGTAGAAGGAGATTCCATGATGAGCTTGCATTGCTCCAAAGGCTTAGGCATCCAAACATTGTTCAGTTTCTTGGTGCTGTTACTCAAAGTAATCCAATGATGATTGTTACTGAATATTTGCCTAGGGTATGATGACTTTCTCTGATAAAATTTGACATCTTTATTTCTTAAAAACCAAGATCTCATTTTGATACATTCTTCAGGGGGATTTGCGCGAATTGCTGAAAAGGAAAGAACATTTAAAACCAGCTACCGCTGTTAGATACGCCCTTGATATTGCAAGGTATGCATTTTTTAAAGCTATGTtcctagattttgatccgtgggtttatttttggtttacaaaattctatttaatagaaatttttatttagtatatGGCTTATATACTTGTAAGTTTTctacatataatttattaaaccatAATGACATAATCTGTAATATAATGTGCTTTCAAAACAGTGtttctttttaatagtatagatgccTGTTCTTTGTATAGTtcataaaaacatttattagaTTTGTTTGTAATTCTTACATGTTCAAATATCTTTTAGGGGAATGAACTATCTACATGAGATCAAAGGAGACCCTATCATCCACCGAGATCTTGAACCTTCGTGAGTTCGCATTGTCAATATCAGCGTGTTTTTTGGTCGTCTCTTATATGTGCAGTTAGTATCAAGAAGCTCTTTAATTTTCTGACAatggtaaaaataatatttgcaGAAACATACTGCGGGATGATACAGGGCATCTGAAAGTTGCAGACTTTGCAGTAAGCAAGCTTGTTACTGTTAAAGAAGACAAGCCTTTGACATTTCTAGACACTTCTTGTAAGCTTTTTCTATATTTGGGAGCTTTCGTTCTTGATCAAGAGTCTTGATTAATGAATCCCGTTATAACTCACTAATTGTAGGTCGATATATTGCTCCCGAGGTTTTCACCAGCGATGAATACGACACCAAAGCTGATGTTTTCTCCTTTGCATTGATAGTTCAAGAGGTAAGGACACTTCGTTTACTCTCTTTGTTTGTTGACTCAGAGTTGATCCggagaactttttttttacaacgaaaaactattctattactcaaacttgaagtGACCGGTCAGGGTCCACGGACCGAATGATAATAATACATATTGACCACTAATTTTTTGGGACCATAGGCAAATGTTCTGCTTTGACTCGTTTCAGTGTCTTAATGTTTTAGATGATCGAAGGAAGAATACCCTTTGCGGAAAAGGAAGACAGTGAAGCTTCAGAAGCTTATGCATGCAAAGAGCGTCCATCTTTCAAAGCTCCATCTAAGCATTACCCTCATGGACTTAAATCGTgagtctctttctttctttttctctaaagAAAACAGTCTTGCATCAATTGATTGGTTTTGTCCATGTCATTAATCGGTTAGGTTcaaaccgtttttttttttggtatatcaTAGGTTGATAGAAGAATGCTGGTTAGATAAACCGGCCAAGCGACCGACTTTCAGAGCGATCATTAAACGGCTTGAGTCCATTCTTCACCATATGGGCCACAAGCGACAATGGagggtctctctctctctttgcacACTGATCAATGAGATTTTGGGCTTGTGGATTATGTTTTATTTGTCTCTCTAAT
The window above is part of the Brassica napus cultivar Da-Ae chromosome C3, Da-Ae, whole genome shotgun sequence genome. Proteins encoded here:
- the LOC106419584 gene encoding integrin-linked protein kinase 1; the protein is MEEVVLMPSFSIGKLSSLAPEKILEPSVHSEEEVLEDGEEIDGGVRLMYLSNEGDIEGIKELLDSGIDANYRDIDDRTALHVASCQGLKDVVELLLEWEAEVDPKDRWGSTPLADAIFYKNIDVIKILETQGAKHPMAPMHVEAALEVPEYEINPDELDFTQSRDISNGTYCMAMWRGIQVAVKKLDDEVLSDEEQVRRFHDELALLQRLRHPNIVQFLGAVTQSNPMMIVTEYLPRGDLRELLKRKEHLKPATAVRYALDIARGMNYLHEIKGDPIIHRDLEPSNILRDDTGHLKVADFAVSKLVTVKEDKPLTFLDTSCRYIAPEVFTSDEYDTKADVFSFALIVQEMIEGRIPFAEKEDSEASEAYACKERPSFKAPSKHYPHGLKSLIEECWLDKPAKRPTFRAIIKRLESILHHMGHKRQWRIKPLTCFQKFEHKKKHNWDVSSADGSSSGSHL